The following are encoded in a window of Stigmatopora nigra isolate UIUO_SnigA chromosome 23, RoL_Snig_1.1, whole genome shotgun sequence genomic DNA:
- the LOC144181095 gene encoding uncharacterized protein LOC144181095, producing the protein MSDVCQVHHPELQESVGIQKEEAELVDVKEEQEEHFTIKVGNPHIEGEEQEQEQEQEQQQQQQQQQKQQQQQKQQQKQLDLLKKEEDGEEEKEEEPPPPCVKEEADIPVWTGEPSKSEDEGVRKCVGPRRQEEEDAEPPRIKEVESEPPPQQKREDVEELSIKQEEEELPCFKEEEDCSRLTAKPLGIEDGPSEGSRGAEPPRDISVEASQDDISVEASQDDISVEASQDDNFISPPSGTSHDDNFISPPSGTSHDDEASHPPDDNCWEDHKKARREDKRCKCFECRTTFSGKSPLKRWRRSYAGEKAFSCLLCGQLFTQKGSLTQHTRTHTGEKPFSCSVCGLKFTQKGNLTQHAKTHTGEKPFFCSVCGQRFSLKGNLTQHARTHTGERPFSCSICGQRFTQKGNLKIHSKSHTGEQPFSCSVCRQTFGHKNGFEIHTRTHTGEKPFSCTVCGHAFSHKNALKIHARNHTGEKPFSCSVCGQRFAQKGNLNQHARTHTGKKPFSCVVCGQVFSQKGSLTQHTRTHTGEKPFSCLVCGQRFTQKGNLKLHGKTHKGQS; encoded by the exons ATGTCAG ATGTCTGTCAAGTGCATCACCCTGAGCTCCAGGAGTCTGTTGGCATCCAAAAAGAGGAGGCAGAATTGGTCGACGTTaaagaggagcaggaggagcatTTCACCATTAAAGTTGGGAATCCCCACATTGAGGGGGAGGAGCAGGAGCAGGAGCAGGAGcaggagcagcagcagcagcagcagcagcagcaaaagcagcagcagcagcaaaagCAGCAGCAAAAGCAACTTGATCTTCTCAAAAAGGAGGAGGATGGggaagaggagaaagaggaggagccgccgccgccatgtGTTAAGGAGGAGGCGGATATCCCAGTGTGGACTGGTGAGCCCTCCAAGAGTGAAGATGAAG GTGTCAGAAAATGTGTTGGTCCTCGGCGGCAGGAGGAAGAGGACGCTGAGCCCCCCCGAATCAAAGAGGTGGAGTCAGAGCCCCCTCCTCAGCAAAAGAGAGAAGACGTTGAGGAACTCTCAATCAAACAAGAGGAGGAAGAGCTGCCATGCTTTAAAGAGGAGGAAGATTGCAGCAGACTGACAGCTAAGCCCTTGGGGATTGAAGATGGTCCGAGTGAGGGCAGCAGAGGGGCAGAGCCTCCGCGCGACATCTCGGTAGAAGCATCGCAAGACGACATCTCGGTAGAAGCATCGCAAGACGACATCTCGGTAGAAGCATCGCAAGATGACAATTTCATCTCCCCACCATCGGGTACCAGCCACGACGACAATTTCATCTCCCCACCCTCGGGTACTAGCCACGACGACGAGGCGTCGCACCCACCCGACGATAATTGTTGGGAAGATCATAAGAAAGCCCGCCGCGAGGACAAACGCTGCAAATGCTTTGAGTGCAGGACAACATTTAGTGGAAAGTCCCCTTTGAAAAGATGGAGGAGGAGCTACGCCGGCGAGAAAGCTTTCTCCTGCTTGCTTTGTGGCCAGCTTTTTActcagaagggaagcttaaccCAACACACCCGGACACACACCGGTGAGAAGCCTTTCTCCTGTTCAGTTTGTGGCCTCAAATTCACTCAGAAGGGAAACTTGACCCAACACGCCAAAACCCACACCGgcgaaaagccttttttttgctcAGTTTGTGGCCAAAGATTCTCTCTGAAGGGAAACCTGACACAACACGCCAGAACCCACACCGGTGAAAGGCCTTTCTCCTGCTCCATTTGTGGCCAAAGATTTACACAAAAAGGGAACTTGAAAATCCACTCCAAAAGCCACACCGGCGAAcaacccttttcctgctcagtttgccGTCAAACATTCGGCCACAAGAACGGCTTTGAAATCCACAcgagaacccacactggagaaaagCCTTTTTCCTGCACGGTTTGTGGCCACGCATTCAGTCACAAGAACGCCTTGAAGATACACGCGAGGAAccacactggcgaaaaacccttttcctgctctGTTTGTGGGCAAAGATTTGCACAGAAGGGTAACCTCAATCAACACGCGAGAACTCACACTGGTAAAAAACCCTTTTCCTGCGTCGTCTGCGGCCAAGTATTTAgtcagaagggaagcttaaccCAACACAccagaacccacactggtgagaaacctttctcCTGCCTAGTATGCGGTCAAAGATTCACtcagaagggaaacttaaaattACACGGAAAAACCCACAAAGGTCAATCGTAA